The window GGGTCGGCAGCGGTGACGCGGACGGGCACGATGACGTCGCCCGCATAGCCCATGGACGGCAGCCCGGCAGTGTCGAACCGCTGCGGCACGGGCCAGAGCACCTCCACGCGCCCGACATTCGCCGAGGCCGACCAGTCGAACTCCGGCGCAATGCCTGCCGCCCCCGGATCGCGCCAATAGGTCTTCCAGCCAGGCGCCAGGCGAACCTCGATCCCGGCCATGACCGCACCGTCCTCGCCGAGGCCTGCGTCCGCAGCGATCAGGCGCAGACCGGCGTGCACGCCGTCCGACCAGGCACCGGAAACCGGCCCCTCCTGCGCGGATGCTGCGCCGAAGCAGAGGGCGGCGGCACACAAGGCAAGGGATGCCCCGCGCCGTAAACCCGCGAGGAAGGACTGCGCCCGCATGATGGCCCCTGGCGGCCCGGGCGGGATTTCTTGTTGTCCCGTCAGCATGGCCTAAGTTTATGTGCATGACGCACGAGGAACAGCAAGCGCGAGGGAACGACGTCCGCATGAAGACCGGCACGATGACCCTGGGCCAGGACGGCTACATCGAGGGCCAGATGCTCGTGGCGACGCCCGGCATGCCGGATCCGCGCTTCGAGAAATCGGTGATCTACATGTGCGCCCATTCCGAGCAGGGCGCGATGGGCCTGATGGTCAACAAGGTGGTCGAACACATCACCTTCACGGAACTTCTGGAGCAGCTGGAGATCGCACCCGGCGGGGATGCGAACGCGATCCGCGTGCATTTCGGCGGCCCGGTCGAGACGGGCCGCGGCTTCGTGCTGCACAGCGACGATTACGTGGGGCCGGAGTCGAACATGAACAACGAGGCCGGGATCGGCCTGACCGCGACCGTGGACATTCTGCGCGCCATGGCGAGCGGACGGGGACCGCGCCGGTCGCTGGTCGCATTGGGCTATGCGGGCTGGATGCCGGGGCAACTGGAACAGGAATTGCGCTCCGACGGTTGGCTGGTCTGCCCGCCGGACCCGGATATCCTGTTTGCGGGCGACGACGCCGCGAAGTGGGAAACCGCGCTGCGCCGGATCGGAATCGATCCCGCGCTTCTCTCAGGCACGCAGGGCAGCGCCTGACCCCGCTCAGGCCAGCGCGCGGCGCGGGTCGGCAGTGAGGAAGCGCTCCGCCTCGTGCGCGGGAACGGGCCGGCCGACGGCGTATCCCTGAACGTAGTCGCAGCCATAGTCGCGCAGCATCCGCGCACTTTCCGCGTCCTCCGCCCCCTCGGCAACGACGGCGAGGTTCAGGTCGTGCGCCAGGTCGACCACCGCACGAACGATGGCACGGGCCGAATCCTCGCCCTTGGCGAGACCAGCGACGAAGCTTCGGTCGATCTTCACCGTGTCGAACGGCAGCCGCTTCAGCGTCGCGAGCGAGGCGTAGCCCGTTCCGAAATCGTCGAGCGCGAGACCGGCGCCGAGGTTGCGGATCTCCTCCAGCAGGCGGGCAGCCCCGTGCGGGTCGGTCAGCACCTGGCTCTCGGTCAGTTCGAGCTTCAGCGTCCCGGGTTCGAGGGCATGCCGGCGCAGTGCATCGCGCACGTCCGTGACGAGGCCGCGGCCCAGAAGCTGAAGACTGGACACGTTCACGCTGACGAACAGGGGCTCGTCGCTGCCGATGCCTTTGCGCCCCTGCCAGGCGGCAAGCTGGCGCGCCGCCTCGAACAGGACATAGCGGCCGATGTCGCCGATGAGCCCCGTTTCTTCCGCAAGCGTGATGAAGGAGCCGGGCGACATGAGGCCCCGCTCCGGATGACGCCAGCGCAGAAGCGATTCGAAGCCCGCGAGCGTGCCGTCGGCGGCACGGAAGATCGGCTGGTAATGCAATTCGAGCTCGTCACGCTCCAGCGCGCGGCGCAGGTTCTGGTCCGGACGCCCCGCGTCCGCCGCAGGCGCCGCGTCGGCGCGGCGCTCCACGACGATGGCGCCGGGCCCGGACAGCTTGCCGCGCAGCAGCACGGTCTCGAGATCCGCCATAAGGTCGGCAACGTCGCCCGGCGCACGGCCCACGATCAGAGCGGAGATGCCCGCCGTGACAGATATCTCGCGCCGGCCGATCGCATAGGGCCGGGCGATCGCGGCAGAGATCGCCTCGGCGAGGCCCTGCACTTCCCCCTCGTGGCGGATGTCGGGCATCAGCGCCACGATGCGGTCGTCGCCATAGCGGGCACATAGCGCGCCCCCGCCCAGGATGTCCTCCATGCGCGCGGCGACCCCTGCCAGGACAGCGTCGCCGCCCTCCGGCCCCAGGCTGTCGTTGAGCGCGTGGAACCGGTCGATGTCGAGCAGGAGGACGGTGAAGGCCGCGGCCGCCTCGCCCGCGGGCGTATCCTCGACCCGCTCCGTCAGGCGCTGGAGCCGCTGCAGGAACACCGCACGGCTCGAAAGGCCGGTGACGGGATCGCGCACGAGGTCGCGGATGCGCCGTTCCTCCGCCTGCTTCTCCAGCGTCACGTCTTCCACCGTGGCGACGCAGCGCGCCGCTTCCCGGTCCGGGCCGATGAAGGTCCGCCCCTCGAAGCGCAGCCAGCGCCAGCCCCGCCCGCCCTCGTCGGCGATGCGGAAATCGAGGCTGAAAACCTCCCGCCGGCGGGCGCGCGCGTTCTCGATGGCGGCGACCACAAGCTCCCTGTCGGCGGGGTGCAGCCGCTCGAACCAGCTTCCGGTCCCCTCCTCCGTGGTCTGTTCCGCAAGGCTCGGCTCCAGGCCGAGAAGCTGGCGGGCCCCCTTCGAATAGGTGATGCGGTCGCCGCGCATGTCCCAGGAGAGGGTCGCCGTCTCCGACCGGTCCGACGCGAGGTCCGACACCCTGCCCTGCGACCCCATGCGCAGCGCCGCGCCGCTGTCGATGCGCACGAGCAGCGTGTAATAGAGAAGGCCGAAGATCAGGCCGCCGTCGGCGAGCGCCGCGACGAGCAGGCCCGAACCGCTGGCAGCGCCCCCGGTGCTCTGCGCAAACAGCGCACCGCCGACGACCGGCAGCCAGGCCACGAGCACGAGTTCCGCGCGCCGGACACCGCGCACGGCCAGCGCCGCCAGCACGACGAAGCCGAGCCCCGAGACGCCGAGCCAGATCGCGAGCAGGACCGGCGCCGCCAGTTCCGGCACCACGATGGCCGCGACGGCGCCCGCAGCACCCAGGATCGCCTCGACCCCGCGCAGGGCCGCATTGAGGCGCGGCCGCAGACGTTCGAGCCGCATGTAGCGCCGCGCGAAGAAGATCGCCGAAACGGGAACGAGCACGCCCACGAAGAGCGAAAGCCGTCCGAGATGGGCGAAGTCCGGGATCTTCAGCAGCGCGATCTGGTCCTGCGCGGCCATGTCGAACGCGAGGACGGTCCCGAGCAGGCCCAGCAGCGACATCGCGCCCGCATCGCGCACCAGCGTCCAGCGGGCCAGCAGGTAGGCCGCGACCGCGCCGACCAGACCGATGCGCACGCCGAGAAGCCAGCCGCGCGCCTCAAGCATCTCAGGCGGCAGAAGCGCCGTGAGCGAGAAGGCAAACGCCGGCCATGACGCGCCGATGGCGGCCAGCACGGCCGCGCCCAGGGCAAGATGCCTCGCTGCCGCCCCCGCCCTCACGCCGTCCCCCGCGGGTCGTCGGAGGCGAGACGCGCGAACAGGTGATGGTCGCGCCATTCGCCCGCGATCTTGAGATACTGGCGGGCGTGGCCTTCCCAGGTGAAGCCGCGGCGCAGCAGCAGCATGCGCGACACCTCGTTCGCCGGAAGGCAGGCCGCCTCCACCCGGTGGAGGTCGAGGTCGGCGAAGGCGAAGGCGAGCACGGCGTCCACCGCCTCCCCCATGTAGCCCTGCCCCGCGTGCCGCTCCCCCATCCAGTAGCCGAGAGATCCCGACTGGGCCACGCCGCGGCGGATGTTCCCCAGCGTGATCCCGCCCAGCACATCGCCGGTGCGCCCGGTCCGCAGAAAGAGCAGGAAGGTGAAGGCCGTGCCCTCGCGCTGGTCCTTCTGGATGCGCTTCAGGCGGCGGCGGTAGCCCATGCGGGTGAGGTCGTCGACGGGCCAGAGCGGTTCCCAGGGCTGGAGAAAGGCGCGGCTCTCCCGCCGGATGGCAGCCCACGAGGCGTAATCCGCTGCTTCCGGCGGGCGCAGGGCCAGCCGGTCGGTTTCGAGCACGGGCTCGACATCCGTGCGGCCGAAGCCGCGCAGCAGCGCCATGGTCCCCGGGTCCCCGCCCTCCCCATTGCACGCAACCCGGCCGAAACCGCCCACCCCTCCCCCGCCGGGGCGATGCCGAGTCAGCCGAACCGCGCCTTGAGTGTAGCGTACTTTTCGAGCGATTGAACGGGGCCGAGCGCGGCGAGCGCGGGCGGGCCGCCATGCATCAGCCGCGCGGCGAAACGGCGCACGGCGTCTGCGTCGACCGCGTCGATGGCGGCGGCCACCTCGTCCACGCCCATCACGCGGCCCCAGACAGACAGCTGGCGGGCGATCTGCTCTGCGCGGACGGCGGGGCTCTCGTAGCTCATCAGCAGCCCCGCCTTGATCTGGGCGCGGGCGCGGGCCACCTCCTCCTCCGTCGCGTCGCCGGCAAGCTTTTCAAGCTCGTCCACCACGACCGCGAGCAGATGCGCCGCCTCCGACGCGCCGGTGCCCGCATAGACGCCGACCATGCCGCCGTCGGCCAGCGAGGAGGCGAAGGAGAAGACGGTGTAGGCAAGGCCGCGCTCCTCCCGCACCGACTGGAACAGGCGCGAGGACATGCCCCCGCCATAGACGACGGAAAAGACCTGCGAGGTGAAATAGTCGGGATCGCCATA is drawn from Futiania mangrovi and contains these coding sequences:
- a CDS encoding YqgE/AlgH family protein, translated to MKTGTMTLGQDGYIEGQMLVATPGMPDPRFEKSVIYMCAHSEQGAMGLMVNKVVEHITFTELLEQLEIAPGGDANAIRVHFGGPVETGRGFVLHSDDYVGPESNMNNEAGIGLTATVDILRAMASGRGPRRSLVALGYAGWMPGQLEQELRSDGWLVCPPDPDILFAGDDAAKWETALRRIGIDPALLSGTQGSA
- a CDS encoding GNAT family N-acetyltransferase; translated protein: MALLRGFGRTDVEPVLETDRLALRPPEAADYASWAAIRRESRAFLQPWEPLWPVDDLTRMGYRRRLKRIQKDQREGTAFTFLLFLRTGRTGDVLGGITLGNIRRGVAQSGSLGYWMGERHAGQGYMGEAVDAVLAFAFADLDLHRVEAACLPANEVSRMLLLRRGFTWEGHARQYLKIAGEWRDHHLFARLASDDPRGTA
- a CDS encoding putative bifunctional diguanylate cyclase/phosphodiesterase, with the translated sequence MRAGAAARHLALGAAVLAAIGASWPAFAFSLTALLPPEMLEARGWLLGVRIGLVGAVAAYLLARWTLVRDAGAMSLLGLLGTVLAFDMAAQDQIALLKIPDFAHLGRLSLFVGVLVPVSAIFFARRYMRLERLRPRLNAALRGVEAILGAAGAVAAIVVPELAAPVLLAIWLGVSGLGFVVLAALAVRGVRRAELVLVAWLPVVGGALFAQSTGGAASGSGLLVAALADGGLIFGLLYYTLLVRIDSGAALRMGSQGRVSDLASDRSETATLSWDMRGDRITYSKGARQLLGLEPSLAEQTTEEGTGSWFERLHPADRELVVAAIENARARRREVFSLDFRIADEGGRGWRWLRFEGRTFIGPDREAARCVATVEDVTLEKQAEERRIRDLVRDPVTGLSSRAVFLQRLQRLTERVEDTPAGEAAAAFTVLLLDIDRFHALNDSLGPEGGDAVLAGVAARMEDILGGGALCARYGDDRIVALMPDIRHEGEVQGLAEAISAAIARPYAIGRREISVTAGISALIVGRAPGDVADLMADLETVLLRGKLSGPGAIVVERRADAAPAADAGRPDQNLRRALERDELELHYQPIFRAADGTLAGFESLLRWRHPERGLMSPGSFITLAEETGLIGDIGRYVLFEAARQLAAWQGRKGIGSDEPLFVSVNVSSLQLLGRGLVTDVRDALRRHALEPGTLKLELTESQVLTDPHGAARLLEEIRNLGAGLALDDFGTGYASLATLKRLPFDTVKIDRSFVAGLAKGEDSARAIVRAVVDLAHDLNLAVVAEGAEDAESARMLRDYGCDYVQGYAVGRPVPAHEAERFLTADPRRALA